From a region of the Janthinobacterium sp. 61 genome:
- the ftsW gene encoding putative lipid II flippase FtsW has protein sequence MAFQLPFSFGSGSAAKPLDSRARQSKMMDYDKPLVWVVLLLMLLGMVMVYSASISLSDARKFAAYTNNYFVVRQALFIGVSIIVAAMVFRIRIATWQKIAPWLFIGTLVLLVMVLIPGLGVSVNGGRRWLNLPGLRPQPSELMKVVMVLYAADYTVRKQEYMHKLTKGFMPMALAVSFVGLLLLMEPDLGAFGVIVCIAMGILFLGGVNAIWFGGIGAMLTAIFVTIIALSKFRRERFFAYLDPWQEDNALNKAYQLTHSLIAFGRGELFGVGLGGSVEKLHYLPEAHTDFLLAVIGEELGLVGVLIVIGMFYWIIKRAFDIGRQAIAIDQTFAGLTAKGIAIWIGVQTFINMGVNLGLLPTKGLTLPLMSYGGTGVLINCIGLAILLRIDYENRILMRGGRL, from the coding sequence ATGGCCTTCCAACTGCCCTTCAGCTTTGGTTCCGGCTCGGCTGCCAAGCCGCTGGATAGCCGCGCGCGGCAGTCGAAGATGATGGACTATGACAAGCCGCTGGTGTGGGTGGTCCTGTTGCTCATGTTGCTGGGCATGGTGATGGTGTATTCAGCATCGATTTCGCTGTCGGACGCGCGCAAGTTCGCCGCCTACACCAACAATTATTTCGTTGTGCGTCAGGCGCTGTTCATCGGCGTATCGATCATCGTCGCCGCAATGGTGTTCCGCATCCGCATCGCCACCTGGCAAAAGATCGCGCCGTGGCTGTTCATCGGCACGCTGGTGCTGCTGGTAATGGTCTTGATACCTGGCCTGGGCGTGTCGGTCAATGGCGGGCGCCGCTGGCTGAACTTGCCGGGCCTGCGTCCGCAGCCGTCCGAACTGATGAAGGTAGTGATGGTGCTGTACGCCGCCGACTACACCGTGCGCAAGCAGGAGTACATGCACAAATTGACCAAGGGCTTCATGCCGATGGCGCTGGCCGTCAGCTTCGTCGGCCTGCTGCTGCTGATGGAACCCGACCTGGGCGCTTTCGGCGTGATCGTCTGCATCGCCATGGGCATTCTGTTTTTGGGCGGCGTCAACGCCATCTGGTTCGGCGGCATCGGCGCCATGCTGACGGCGATCTTCGTCACCATCATCGCCTTGTCGAAATTCCGCCGCGAGCGGTTTTTTGCGTATCTCGACCCGTGGCAGGAAGATAATGCGCTCAACAAGGCCTACCAGCTGACGCACTCGCTGATCGCCTTCGGGCGCGGCGAACTGTTTGGCGTGGGACTGGGCGGCAGCGTGGAAAAACTGCACTACCTGCCCGAAGCGCATACGGACTTCTTGCTGGCCGTGATCGGCGAGGAACTGGGCCTGGTGGGCGTCCTGATCGTGATCGGCATGTTTTACTGGATTATCAAGCGGGCCTTCGACATCGGCCGGCAGGCGATCGCCATCGACCAGACCTTCGCCGGATTGACGGCGAAAGGCATCGCCATCTGGATCGGCGTGCAGACCTTCATCAACATGGGCGTGAACCTTGGCCTGCTGCCGACCAAGGGGCTGACTTTGCCCCTGATGAGTTATGGCGGCACGGGCGTACTGATTAACTGTATCGGCCTGGCGATTTTGCTGCGCATCGATTACGAAAACCGGATCCTGATGCGCGGAGGCCGGCTATGA
- the murG gene encoding undecaprenyldiphospho-muramoylpentapeptide beta-N-acetylglucosaminyltransferase, whose product MNNVANLKTTKRLMIMAAGTGGHIFPGLAIAQTMRARGWEVSWLGTTHGMEQELVPKSGIPMDAIAFSGMRGKGLAHTVKGGFKMLASFFAIRRFIASRKPDVVMGMGGYVTVPGGLMARLKGVPLVLVNADAALLLSNKTLVPLAQKVCFGFPADFGSAAGKAVVTGNPVRAEILAMAPPASRFAGRSGPLRILVVGGSLGAKALNDSLPAALALMPEGERPLVKHQSGKKNIDALHAAYAQAGVQADVVDFIDDMAKAYTEADLVICRAGAITLSELTAAGVASVLVPLVASTTSHQRDNAQWMAKQGAAIHLPQTEMSAASLSSLLASLSRDTCQQMAQAALAAGKRDANEAIAHVLEKLA is encoded by the coding sequence ATGAACAATGTGGCGAACTTGAAAACGACGAAAAGACTGATGATCATGGCGGCCGGTACTGGCGGCCATATTTTCCCGGGCCTGGCGATTGCGCAGACGATGCGCGCGCGCGGCTGGGAAGTGAGCTGGCTGGGCACGACCCACGGCATGGAACAGGAACTGGTGCCGAAAAGCGGCATTCCCATGGATGCCATCGCGTTCTCAGGCATGCGTGGCAAGGGCCTGGCGCATACGGTCAAAGGCGGTTTCAAGATGCTGGCGAGCTTCTTTGCCATTCGCCGTTTCATCGCCAGCCGCAAGCCGGACGTGGTGATGGGCATGGGCGGCTACGTGACCGTGCCGGGCGGCCTGATGGCGCGCCTGAAGGGCGTGCCGCTGGTGCTGGTCAATGCCGACGCGGCGCTGCTGCTGTCGAACAAGACGCTGGTGCCGCTGGCGCAAAAGGTCTGTTTCGGTTTTCCCGCCGATTTCGGCAGCGCTGCGGGCAAGGCCGTCGTCACGGGCAATCCCGTGCGCGCTGAGATTCTCGCCATGGCACCGCCGGCGTCCCGCTTTGCGGGCCGCAGCGGGCCGCTGCGTATCCTGGTGGTGGGCGGCAGCCTGGGCGCGAAAGCGCTGAACGACAGTCTGCCCGCCGCGCTGGCCTTGATGCCGGAGGGCGAACGTCCGCTGGTGAAGCACCAGTCGGGCAAGAAGAATATCGACGCCCTGCATGCAGCGTATGCGCAGGCAGGCGTGCAGGCCGATGTTGTCGACTTCATCGACGACATGGCCAAGGCCTATACCGAGGCCGACCTGGTGATTTGCCGTGCTGGCGCCATCACCCTGTCGGAACTGACGGCGGCCGGCGTGGCCAGCGTGCTTGTGCCGCTGGTAGCGTCAACCACCAGCCACCAGCGCGACAACGCGCAATGGATGGCGAAGCAGGGCGCGGCGATTCATCTGCCGCAGACGGAAATGAGTGCGGCGTCGCTGAGCTCCTTGCTGGCGTCGCTGAGCCGCGATACCTGCCAGCAGATGGCGCAAGCGGCACTGGCAGCAGGCAAGCGCGACGCCAATGAGGCGATCGCACACGTATTGGAAAAATTGGCATGA
- the murC gene encoding UDP-N-acetylmuramate--L-alanine ligase, with protein sequence MKHKVNNIHFVGIGGSGMSGIAEVLVNLGYKVSGSDLGSNAATQRLASLGATVMLGHAAENIGDADAVVTSGAVPQDNPEVAAARARKIPLVPRAVMLGELMRLKRGIAIAGTHGKTTTTSLVASVLAQGGLDPTFVIGGRLTSAGANAKLGSGDYLVAEADESDASFLNLTPMIEVITNIDADHMDTYEHDFEKLKQAFVQFTHRLPFYGRAMLCIDDPHVRAIIPSVTKPVTTYGFAEDAQVRAINARAVGLEMHFTVLQEGYPDLDVVLNQPGMHNVQNACSAIAIAREIGIADSATQQGLAEFSGVGRRFTRYGDVALPNGGSFSLVDDFGHHPVETEVTLAAARAAYPGRRLVLAFQPHRYSRTRDLFEDFVKVLGAPDVLLLSEVYAAGEAPIVAADGRALAHALRARGKIEPIFVESMTDMADTIMSVARDGDVVLTMGAGSISGIPQQLTTYQSHTVKA encoded by the coding sequence GTGAAGCATAAAGTAAACAATATCCACTTTGTCGGCATTGGCGGCAGCGGCATGAGCGGCATCGCCGAAGTGCTGGTCAACCTGGGTTACAAGGTGTCGGGCTCCGACCTGGGCAGCAATGCGGCGACGCAGCGACTGGCGAGCCTTGGTGCGACCGTCATGCTCGGCCACGCGGCCGAGAACATCGGCGACGCCGATGCGGTGGTGACCTCGGGCGCCGTCCCGCAAGACAATCCGGAAGTGGCGGCTGCGCGCGCGCGCAAGATCCCGCTGGTGCCGCGCGCCGTGATGCTCGGTGAATTGATGCGTTTGAAGCGCGGCATCGCCATCGCCGGCACGCACGGCAAGACGACGACGACCAGCCTGGTCGCGTCCGTGCTGGCGCAGGGCGGCCTCGATCCTACTTTTGTGATCGGCGGACGCCTGACCAGCGCCGGCGCGAACGCCAAGCTCGGTTCCGGCGACTACCTGGTGGCCGAAGCCGATGAGTCGGACGCCTCGTTCCTGAACCTGACGCCGATGATCGAAGTGATCACGAATATCGATGCCGATCACATGGACACCTATGAGCACGATTTCGAAAAGCTCAAGCAGGCGTTCGTGCAGTTCACACACCGTTTGCCTTTCTATGGCCGCGCCATGCTGTGCATCGACGATCCGCACGTACGCGCCATCATCCCGTCCGTCACCAAGCCGGTCACCACCTACGGTTTCGCTGAAGACGCGCAAGTGCGCGCCATCAACGCGCGCGCCGTAGGCCTGGAAATGCATTTTACGGTGCTGCAGGAAGGCTATCCCGACCTCGACGTGGTGCTGAACCAGCCCGGCATGCACAACGTGCAAAATGCCTGCTCGGCGATCGCCATCGCGCGCGAAATCGGCATCGCCGACAGCGCCACGCAGCAGGGCCTGGCCGAGTTTTCCGGCGTGGGCCGGCGCTTCACGCGCTATGGCGACGTGGCGCTGCCAAATGGCGGCAGCTTCTCCCTGGTAGACGATTTCGGCCATCATCCGGTGGAAACGGAAGTGACCCTGGCTGCCGCGCGCGCTGCCTATCCTGGCCGCCGCCTGGTGCTGGCGTTCCAGCCGCACCGCTACAGCCGCACGCGCGACCTGTTCGAGGATTTCGTCAAGGTGCTGGGTGCACCCGACGTGCTGCTCTTGTCCGAAGTGTATGCGGCAGGCGAAGCGCCTATCGTCGCCGCCGACGGCCGCGCCCTGGCGCATGCGCTGCGCGCGCGCGGCAAGATCGAACCGATTTTCGTCGAGTCCATGACGGACATGGCCGACACCATCATGAGCGTGGCGCGCGACGGAGACGTCGTGCTGACCATGGGAGCTGGCTCGATCAGCGGCATCCCGCAACAACTGACAACGTATCAATCTCACACTGTAAAGGCCTGA
- a CDS encoding D-alanine--D-alanine ligase — protein MNQASAIDVKQLGKVGVLFGGRSAEREVSLMSGAGVLAALKSHGVDAHGFDTGERSLAELAAEKFDRVFIALHGRFGEDGSLQGALEQLGIPYTGSGVMACSVGMDKVYTKMIWLMHHLPTPKYAVLDGKSDLAKVASELGLPLIVKPPHEGSSIGITTVNEASAFQAAYDIAAGLDDSVLAEEFIKGREFTVAILGKGATARALPPIEIVAPQGNYDYQNKYFTDDTKYFCPPQLDPAIVAEMERIALEAYRALGCEGWGRVDVLMRAADSKLFLLEVNTSPGMTGHSLVPMAARAEGTSYEDLCLEIVSGASLKMHKGQR, from the coding sequence GTGAACCAAGCTTCAGCTATCGACGTTAAACAATTGGGCAAAGTCGGCGTCCTGTTCGGCGGCCGCTCGGCCGAGCGCGAAGTGTCGCTGATGTCCGGTGCCGGCGTGCTAGCCGCTTTGAAAAGCCATGGCGTGGATGCGCATGGCTTCGATACGGGCGAACGCAGCCTGGCCGAACTGGCCGCTGAGAAATTTGATCGCGTCTTCATCGCGCTGCACGGCCGCTTCGGCGAAGACGGCAGCCTTCAGGGCGCGCTGGAGCAGCTGGGCATTCCCTACACGGGCAGCGGCGTGATGGCGTGTTCGGTGGGCATGGACAAGGTTTACACCAAGATGATCTGGCTGATGCACCATCTGCCGACGCCAAAATACGCGGTGCTCGATGGTAAATCGGACCTCGCCAAGGTGGCCTCCGAACTGGGCTTGCCGCTGATCGTCAAGCCGCCGCATGAGGGGTCGAGCATCGGCATTACGACGGTCAACGAAGCGTCGGCCTTCCAGGCGGCCTACGACATCGCCGCCGGTCTCGATGATTCGGTGCTGGCCGAGGAATTCATCAAGGGCCGCGAATTTACTGTGGCGATCCTGGGCAAGGGCGCGACAGCGCGCGCGCTGCCGCCGATTGAAATCGTCGCCCCGCAAGGTAATTACGACTATCAGAACAAGTACTTCACGGACGACACCAAGTACTTCTGCCCGCCGCAGCTGGACCCGGCGATCGTGGCCGAAATGGAGCGCATCGCCCTGGAAGCGTACCGCGCGCTCGGCTGCGAAGGCTGGGGACGTGTGGATGTGCTGATGCGAGCTGCCGACAGCAAGCTGTTCCTGCTGGAGGTCAATACCTCGCCGGGCATGACCGGTCACTCGCTCGTACCGATGGCGGCGCGCGCGGAAGGCACCAGCTATGAAGACCTGTGCCTGGAAATCGTTTCCGGCGCAAGCCTGAAAATGCACAAGGGACAGCGCTGA
- a CDS encoding cell division protein FtsQ/DivIB codes for MWHDAKSLNTTANGLLAAVLVVCVAAGVWWVSQRPMFDLRTIKVESADDKGLRHVNYLTLRSGTLGRIKGNFFTTNLESVRGVFESVPWVRRASVRREWPNQLIVALEEHEALGTWGEDGRLLSVKGDVFTANVAEAEDDHELPAFAGPDGSEKEVLATYVQLAKWFSPLKMVPESLSLSSRYAWTVKLNNGMSVALGREQNHTTLKARVDRLVGIYPQLASRLENIDTIDMRYQNGLALSSAGLVIPAEGKDGRPAPAIKKKNGSPIKKPT; via the coding sequence ATGTGGCATGACGCTAAAAGCCTCAATACGACTGCCAACGGCTTGCTGGCCGCGGTTCTGGTCGTGTGCGTGGCGGCCGGCGTCTGGTGGGTGTCGCAGCGTCCCATGTTCGACCTGCGCACAATCAAGGTGGAAAGCGCGGACGACAAGGGCCTGCGCCACGTGAATTACCTGACCCTGCGCAGCGGCACCCTGGGGCGCATCAAGGGCAATTTCTTCACGACCAATCTGGAAAGCGTACGCGGGGTGTTCGAATCGGTGCCCTGGGTGCGCCGTGCCAGTGTGCGGCGCGAGTGGCCTAACCAGCTGATCGTGGCGCTGGAAGAACACGAGGCGCTGGGTACCTGGGGCGAGGATGGACGCCTGCTGTCGGTCAAGGGCGACGTGTTTACGGCCAATGTGGCCGAAGCCGAAGACGACCATGAATTGCCTGCCTTCGCCGGCCCCGATGGCAGCGAAAAGGAAGTTCTGGCGACCTACGTGCAGCTGGCAAAGTGGTTTTCGCCCCTGAAAATGGTGCCTGAATCGCTGTCGCTGTCGAGCCGCTATGCGTGGACCGTGAAACTGAACAACGGCATGAGCGTGGCGCTGGGGCGCGAGCAGAATCATACGACCCTGAAGGCGCGGGTCGACCGGCTGGTGGGCATCTACCCGCAGCTGGCGAGCCGGCTGGAGAATATCGACACGATCGATATGCGTTACCAGAATGGCCTGGCGCTCAGTTCCGCCGGCCTGGTGATACCGGCCGAAGGCAAGGATGGCAGGCCGGCGCCAGCGATCAAGAAGAAAAATGGCAGTCCGATTAAAAAACCGACTTAA
- the ftsA gene encoding cell division protein FtsA translates to MTKDAKNLIVGLDIGTSKVVAVVAEVMSDGRHEVIGLGQHESKGLKKGVVVNIEATVESIQRALEEAELMADCKIRNVYAGIAGSHIRSFNSSGMVAIKDKEVTATDVARVIETAKAVNIPTDQQLLHTVPQEFIVDSQEDVREPIGMSGIRLEVKVHIVTGAVSAVQNIVKCVRRCGLEVSDLILQPMASADAVLTPDEKELGVVLIDIGGGTTDVAVFSDGAIRHTAVIPIAGDQITNDIAMALRTPTAEAEEIKIRYGVAKQVLADPGESLEVPGLGDRGPRNLSRQALAAVIEPRVEELFAMVHQVVRESGYEGVLSSGIVLTGGTSIMPGMVEMAEDIFLKPARLGTPEYRGQLADVVRSPRYATVLGLLLEAKKQYLRGHIVTRQDGSVKAVWQRMKEWFLGNF, encoded by the coding sequence ATGACAAAAGACGCGAAAAACCTGATCGTCGGCCTCGACATCGGCACCTCGAAAGTGGTGGCGGTGGTAGCCGAAGTGATGTCCGACGGGCGCCACGAAGTGATCGGGCTGGGCCAGCACGAATCGAAGGGCCTGAAAAAAGGCGTGGTGGTCAATATCGAGGCCACGGTGGAGTCCATCCAGCGCGCGCTGGAAGAGGCCGAGCTGATGGCTGACTGCAAGATCCGCAATGTCTATGCGGGCATTGCCGGCAGCCATATCCGCAGCTTCAATTCCAGCGGCATGGTGGCCATCAAGGACAAGGAAGTGACGGCGACCGACGTGGCGCGCGTCATCGAGACGGCAAAAGCGGTTAACATTCCGACCGATCAGCAATTGCTGCACACGGTGCCGCAAGAGTTTATCGTCGACAGCCAGGAAGATGTGCGCGAGCCTATCGGCATGAGCGGCATCCGCCTGGAGGTGAAGGTGCATATTGTCACCGGCGCCGTGTCGGCGGTGCAGAACATCGTCAAGTGCGTGCGCCGCTGCGGCCTGGAAGTGTCGGACCTGATCCTGCAGCCGATGGCGTCTGCCGATGCGGTGCTCACGCCCGATGAGAAGGAACTGGGCGTGGTGTTGATCGACATCGGCGGCGGCACGACCGATGTGGCGGTATTCTCCGATGGCGCGATCCGCCATACGGCAGTCATTCCCATCGCCGGCGACCAGATCACCAACGACATCGCCATGGCCTTGCGTACCCCGACCGCGGAAGCGGAAGAAATCAAGATCCGCTATGGCGTAGCCAAGCAGGTCCTGGCCGACCCCGGCGAATCGCTGGAAGTGCCGGGCCTGGGCGACCGTGGCCCGCGCAACCTGTCGCGCCAGGCGCTGGCGGCAGTGATCGAGCCGCGCGTCGAGGAGCTGTTCGCGATGGTGCACCAGGTGGTGCGCGAATCCGGTTATGAAGGCGTGCTGTCGTCGGGCATCGTGCTCACGGGCGGCACTTCCATCATGCCCGGCATGGTGGAAATGGCGGAAGACATTTTCCTGAAACCGGCGCGCCTGGGCACGCCCGAGTATCGGGGCCAGCTGGCCGACGTGGTGCGCAGTCCGCGCTATGCCACGGTATTGGGCCTGCTGCTGGAAGCGAAGAAGCAATACCTGCGCGGCCACATCGTGACGCGTCAGGACGGCTCGGTGAAGGCAGTCTGGCAGCGCATGAAGGAATGGTTTTTAGGGAATTTTTAA
- the ftsZ gene encoding cell division protein FtsZ, which translates to MEFDMVDNTAIGTVIKVVGVGGAGGNAVQHMINKGMSGVEFIAANTDAQALSTSKAHNIIQIGDTGLGAGMKPAVGRQLAEESRARIADALRGAHMVFIAAGMGGGTGTGAAPIVAEVAKELGALTVAVVSKPFSYEGQKCMDIADEGLEQLSLHVDSLIIILNEKLEEIYEDESMLEWMQHADDVLNNAVAGIAEIINVPGHINVDFNDVKTIMGEQGKAMMGTATASGVDRARIAAEQAVASPLLDGIDLSGARGVLVNVTASRGLKGKEIKEVMAAVRAFAAPDASIAQGIAYDDAMGDDIRVTVVATGLGRAKKNIQLVPQQVLRTGTHNSPLTPSAAMGGAQAATTTVGVATPAAGFDGMKAPAVWRRESASEQVRAMEKNGMETYDIPAFLRKQAD; encoded by the coding sequence ATGGAGTTCGATATGGTCGATAACACAGCTATAGGTACCGTCATCAAGGTCGTCGGCGTCGGCGGTGCGGGTGGCAATGCAGTCCAACACATGATCAACAAAGGCATGTCGGGTGTGGAGTTCATTGCCGCCAACACCGACGCACAGGCCCTGTCGACATCGAAGGCGCACAACATCATCCAGATCGGCGATACCGGTCTGGGCGCCGGCATGAAGCCTGCCGTCGGCCGCCAGCTGGCCGAAGAATCGCGCGCGCGCATCGCCGATGCGCTGCGCGGCGCGCACATGGTTTTCATCGCTGCCGGCATGGGCGGCGGCACGGGCACGGGCGCCGCTCCTATCGTCGCCGAAGTGGCCAAGGAACTGGGCGCGCTGACGGTCGCCGTGGTCTCCAAGCCATTCTCGTACGAAGGCCAGAAGTGCATGGACATCGCCGATGAAGGCCTGGAGCAGCTGTCCCTGCACGTCGATTCGCTGATCATCATCCTCAATGAAAAACTGGAAGAGATCTACGAAGACGAAAGCATGCTGGAATGGATGCAGCACGCCGATGATGTGCTCAATAACGCGGTGGCCGGCATTGCCGAGATCATCAACGTGCCTGGTCATATCAATGTCGACTTCAACGACGTGAAAACCATCATGGGCGAGCAGGGCAAGGCCATGATGGGCACGGCGACCGCTTCCGGCGTTGACCGCGCGCGCATCGCCGCCGAACAGGCTGTCGCTTCGCCGCTGCTGGATGGCATCGACCTGTCCGGCGCGCGCGGCGTGCTGGTCAACGTCACGGCCAGCCGTGGCTTGAAGGGTAAAGAGATCAAGGAAGTCATGGCTGCCGTGCGCGCCTTTGCCGCACCGGACGCGTCGATCGCGCAAGGTATCGCCTACGACGACGCCATGGGCGACGATATCCGCGTTACCGTGGTGGCCACTGGCCTGGGCCGCGCGAAGAAAAACATCCAGCTGGTACCGCAGCAAGTGCTGCGCACCGGCACCCACAACAGCCCGCTGACCCCGTCAGCGGCGATGGGCGGCGCGCAGGCAGCGACGACCACCGTAGGTGTGGCCACGCCGGCTGCCGGTTTCGACGGCATGAAGGCGCCGGCAGTATGGCGTCGCGAATCGGCTTCCGAGCAAGTGCGCGCGATGGAAAAGAATGGCATGGAGACGTATGACATTCCAGCCTTCCTGCGTAAACAAGCGGATTAA
- a CDS encoding peroxiredoxin, protein MTIKIGDTLPEGTLAEFIESETEGCALGPNTFNVQDLVKGKKIAIFGLPGAYTPTCSAQHVPGYVQHAADLKAAGVDEIWCISVNDAFVMGAWGRDQKATGVVRMMADGNAAYSKALGLDADFSKHGMGTRSQRYSMLVDNGVVTQLNIEQGGKFEVSNAETLLGQLA, encoded by the coding sequence ATGACCATCAAGATCGGCGACACCCTGCCAGAAGGCACCCTGGCCGAATTCATCGAAAGCGAAACCGAAGGTTGCGCACTGGGCCCGAACACGTTCAACGTACAAGACCTGGTCAAGGGCAAGAAGATCGCCATCTTCGGCCTGCCCGGCGCCTACACCCCAACCTGCTCCGCACAGCACGTGCCAGGCTACGTGCAGCACGCTGCCGACCTGAAAGCTGCGGGCGTCGATGAAATCTGGTGCATCTCCGTCAACGACGCGTTCGTGATGGGCGCCTGGGGCCGTGATCAGAAAGCCACCGGCGTCGTGCGCATGATGGCTGACGGCAATGCCGCCTACAGCAAGGCCCTGGGCCTGGATGCTGATTTCTCCAAGCACGGCATGGGTACGCGCTCGCAGCGCTACTCGATGCTGGTCGACAATGGCGTCGTGACGCAATTGAACATCGAGCAGGGCGGCAAGTTTGAAGTGTCGAATGCCGAGACGCTGCTGGGCCAACTGGCTTAA
- a CDS encoding class I SAM-dependent methyltransferase, whose protein sequence is MQQHDVVTEQFGKTANAYLSSAVHAQGADLVLMQECARRHGKPVVLDLGCGAGHASFAVAPVAKSVVAYDLAQPMLDVVDYAKAQRGLHNICTQVGDVARLPFADASFDMVVTRFSAHHWNDVAGALAEAWRVLRPNGTLLVVDIVAPKTALYDSTLQAVEMLRDASHVRDYRTCEWDAKFDHAGFTHSLRSVWKLSMQFDEWVARMRTPAERVAAIRNLFDGAPDEARRYFALQDDYSFSIDAAMFEATKPQVQ, encoded by the coding sequence ATGCAGCAGCACGATGTTGTCACCGAACAGTTTGGCAAGACGGCCAACGCCTACCTGAGCAGCGCGGTGCACGCGCAAGGCGCCGACCTGGTGCTGATGCAGGAATGTGCGCGCCGCCATGGCAAGCCAGTCGTCCTGGACCTGGGCTGCGGCGCCGGCCACGCCAGCTTCGCCGTCGCTCCCGTGGCCAAGTCAGTCGTCGCCTACGACCTGGCGCAGCCGATGCTCGACGTGGTGGACTACGCCAAGGCGCAGCGCGGCTTGCACAACATCTGCACGCAAGTGGGCGATGTGGCCCGCCTGCCGTTTGCCGACGCCAGCTTCGACATGGTCGTCACGCGCTTTTCCGCCCACCACTGGAACGACGTGGCGGGCGCACTGGCGGAAGCCTGGCGCGTGCTGCGTCCCAACGGCACCTTATTAGTGGTCGACATCGTGGCGCCCAAGACGGCCCTGTACGACAGCACCCTGCAGGCGGTGGAAATGCTGCGCGACGCCTCGCACGTACGCGACTACCGTACGTGCGAATGGGACGCCAAGTTCGACCATGCGGGATTCACGCACAGCTTGCGCAGTGTGTGGAAACTGAGCATGCAGTTTGACGAGTGGGTGGCGCGCATGCGCACTCCCGCCGAACGCGTAGCGGCCATCCGTAATCTGTTCGATGGCGCGCCCGATGAAGCGCGGCGATATTTTGCGCTGCAGGACGATTATTCGTTCAGTATCGATGCGGCCATGTTCGAGGCGACGAAACCGCAGGTGCAATAA
- a CDS encoding helix-turn-helix transcriptional regulator: protein MSNKLAEFIRARREAVTPAMAGLPGGGRRRTPGLRREELAQLCNVSPTWLTWLEQGRPVSASAKMLARLAQVLQLSAAERAYLFEVADKHDPSHGTGEGEGPAAAELAAIVAAIDAPAYILDREWNAVAWNGAASALFTGWLHGEAAAPNQLRFMFLAPGARELIVGWPERAQRLVAEFRADIGRQADQAPLAGLIGELTEASLEFRQWWGAQQVQGRDGGLRRFQHPQQGLLGYHQVTLHLARQHELKLVMLLPVS from the coding sequence ATGTCGAACAAACTCGCTGAATTCATCCGCGCCCGGCGCGAAGCCGTCACCCCCGCCATGGCTGGCTTGCCCGGTGGCGGGCGGCGGCGCACGCCGGGCTTGCGGCGCGAAGAGCTGGCGCAGCTGTGCAATGTCAGCCCTACCTGGCTGACCTGGCTGGAGCAGGGGCGGCCCGTGTCGGCGTCGGCCAAGATGCTGGCCCGCCTGGCGCAGGTGCTGCAGCTGAGCGCGGCAGAGCGCGCCTATCTGTTCGAAGTGGCCGACAAGCATGACCCCAGCCACGGTACAGGCGAAGGCGAGGGGCCAGCCGCCGCCGAGCTGGCCGCCATCGTTGCCGCCATCGACGCGCCCGCGTACATACTGGACCGGGAATGGAATGCCGTGGCGTGGAACGGGGCGGCGTCCGCTTTGTTCACGGGCTGGCTGCATGGCGAAGCGGCCGCACCGAACCAGCTGCGCTTCATGTTCCTGGCCCCTGGAGCGCGTGAGCTGATCGTCGGCTGGCCCGAGCGGGCGCAGCGCCTGGTGGCGGAGTTCCGTGCCGATATCGGCCGACAGGCGGATCAGGCGCCGCTGGCCGGCCTGATCGGCGAACTGACTGAGGCCAGCCTTGAATTTCGCCAGTGGTGGGGCGCGCAGCAGGTGCAGGGCCGCGATGGCGGCTTGCGCCGCTTCCAGCATCCGCAGCAGGGCTTGCTCGGCTATCACCAGGTAACCCTGCACCTGGCGCGCCAGCATGAATTGAAACTGGTGATGTTGTTGCCTGTGTCATAA